The genomic window CATGTCTGTAACAATGTGTTTGTATTCCTCCAGGGATTGCTTTATTATATCTGCATCTGTACAATGTTTATGCCGATCACTCCTACCTGCAAAAAGCTCTACAGTatgtaaataaaagtctgaaatgcCTTACTGGGAATGTAGTGACTTTCCTGTGTGGAGATGCAGGCCCGCTGGCTATTGCTGCTATTGTGCATCATAAGTTGCAACAAACTCAAGAATCGGACAATTATATCAATCAGTAAGTGATAGCAACTTGACCAAACTACATTTGGATTTCTGTCCTTTTCCTCTAGCCCAGCCTCTATCCTAACCTGCAACATCCCTTCTTGCCTAATATTGATTTCCAGTCTTCCAACACTTCAAATTTAAAACACTCATCCGTGGGTTTAAATTCCTTCATGGCCTTGCCTCTtctgatctctgtaacctcctccagtcctacagCCACACTCTCCCAAACTCCTCTGCACTTATACTTTGGCCTCTTGCATCTCACTTCCCTTTGCTCTGTCGCTGGCCTTCATAAACTCCTCCAttttcctctttttaaaaaaaaaaatagctGTCCTAATAGTTTTTTTGGCAAAGCTATTGGCCTTTGTCACAGCTCCCATATTGTCTGATTAAATATCTGATATGCCAGGGGATCCTTCTGTAGGTGAATAGTGCTATATGGATACAAGCCTTGTTGAATTGCCCCTCTCAGCGAGTCTCCACGCAATAGAGGAACCTTggttttaaaattcacattctcgttttcaaatccctccatgaccttgctACTACTTATCTCTATCACCTCCTACAGCCTACCAAGATATCAGTGCTACTGGAGGTCCAATAGCTCTCATCTTCCACCATTTGTAAACTTGAACTCCtcccaaactctgctgcctgaATCCTAATTCACAACAAATCCCTTTTACCATCATCCTGGGGTTCAGCTTGGCTCCTGGTCTGGAAATGCCTTGATTTTTAAtaaattctcatccttttcaAATCTATCCACAGTCTTTCCCCCTCCTGAtcttcaacttgtaaatccttccaacatacaccaatggcaggcggtaagagccAGAGAGATTTCTGGCGAGTTATGAAATGGAAAGGAATTGGAGcttctaccatcactatccatagttcCAGACTAAAACGTGCATGTAACAGTATATGTTGCCACTGCAACTCGGACTCATGGTTGGTTAGGTTGGCTGGGCAACCGATGTGCGCCAGATTAATGATAGCAGCACATGGTTCAATTCCTGTTCCAGCTGGGGTGGATTTGGGACCTGCCTCTTTGTCCTACCTGTGGTAGAGGCTGTGTCAGACCAGCCTTCAAGCAGGGAACTTGAGAAGAGGAAGAAACCTCCTGCCTTGAATAGTTTACTACAttatagacgtgctggttaggtgcattggccatgctaaattcaccctcagtgtatacgaacaggcgccagagtgtggcgactaagagatttgcacagtaacttcattgcagtgttaatgcaagttaatgacactaataaataaacttaaacttgaacaaTATAAATGGAAGTTATTGTTTCTCCACTGGAAGGGAAATTTTATTTCAGATGTATCTCTTCTTTGGAATCTTGCCTTAATTGACAGGGCAAATAGGTGGCTTGCTCCCAAACATTCACCCATGTTGCTTCATAAATAGCCCTCTGAGCAAGGCAAGGTCTGGCTGCTATTGAGAACTTTCTTTAGTATTGGAAAATATGGGTTATTTATAGCTAAAGCCTTACCATTTTGTAATACTTCATAATGAAGACTTCTTAATGTCATATACTGCATATTATTCAACATTTGCTTCTTCTAAAACATACTTTGTAAAGGCTATTCTTTAGTAAACTTGCACTGAAAGTGTATTTCCTTCCTATGCCATCCTGAAACGTTATGAAAAGTTTGCTTTTTTTGGTGGAGATCATGGTGGACTATTACTGAACATTCCCTTCCTCAACTTGATACTATCTGTTTGTTTTTGTATCTTCACGCATGTTGGAAGCTGCTTGTTTACAATGTGGTGTACACACTAAATTGCTTTTGATGAATTAAAggctagttttaaaaaaaatcaggttcGTATTTAATCTATTCACGTGTTGACTGTTCAGTTATAACTATTGCGTCGCTGTATATTCTTTGGTTAATCTTTCATAGCAGTGATGCAATGTGAATGGTTCAAAGTTTTTGCATTTAATAAAGGGTCAGAGCTGCCTTTAGTTTCTGAGAAACATCAATTTGATATCATTACCTTCGGTCTTCTACACACTACCTGTTCGGTCATTGCACTTTTGTTCATTTGAAATTTGGAACAACTCAATTATCACCATTGAATGAGAGAGTAAGGGATTGTTTTTGGTCTGAAATACTCCCTTCCCACTCTCCCAAACCAACAATATATCATGCCcaccaataaataaaaaatcTCCTTTGTCAGTTAAAGTTTACTCTTCTCCGAGATCAGCAGCAGGTTGCTCCGAACTTGGAAGGTTCATTATACAGATTGAACAGAAACTCAGATTTGATTcccaacatttgctgagtttgtggatttcaGCTGAAGCAGCAAATGGGTTGCCTTTGCTGACCTCAGAGCCCAGCAGAGCAAGGATCGCACTCTTAATCACTGTTCAATTGAGGGGGAAGACATTTTATTGCCATGTTTTCACATTTCTAATGGAGTAGCATGATTTTACTTTCCTACTGCCAGAACACTATGTTCTTCTGATCTGTTCATTTGAATAATGCTTTTCACTCAGCAGCAATTTTAAAAAGTATGTATTAAAAAAAGGTGCCATTCTTACTGTGATGCAAAATGAGGAGGTTTAGCTTTGATCTGAGGTTTCTCAAGGTTCAAAAATCAGTCCTGTTTTCAAATCCAAATTAGCGAATGTTTCAGCTTTTGAAATGGATTTCTTACAGGCTTCTCCGATTACATCCATCTGTGGTGAAGCAGAATTCAAAGCTGCCAGATGAGATGCTGTATGGCCGGATGGGATATCTATATGCATTAATATTTGTTAATGAGCAGATTGGCAATGAGAAGATACCATTGCTGTACATGAAACAGGTatcctctttctctgtgtctctttctttctccttttCAGTTTGAATGGTTATTTTGCAATATTTTAGTATTTTTCTCGGCATGCTTTCTGAAAATTAAATCCTTACAAACTTTCATTGTGTTGGAATGTACCAATTATTTTCATTGTTATAATGTCTGTGAATAAATGTTCTCTGTGCTGTTCAATTGTGGCCTCTCGCTGCTTTAATGAAGTGCGAGTAACCTTCACTCAAAGCATTCCTTAATAGTTCTACAAAGTACTGGATCATCATGGAAATGTATTACTTGGTAGAAAatctgttgaatatgtttaaaaaataaaagcaagctactgcggatgctggaatctgaaaccaaagaagcagtttgacaaagggtcatctggactcgaaatgtcagctcttttctctccttacagatgctgccagacctgctgagattttccagtgttttctcttttggctattGAATATGTTTATTAGCATTGTAACTTTTGGTTGTTGAAAATCCATTAGTATGTACAATAACTGAAAGTTTGTTGATAGAAACCAAAAAAGTGGGCggtattttccggccacgcttgcccccaaaccagaaaatcttgccgaggtcagtgcccctccccccccgcccgccccaaaCGATTcccatgggaaaatcccaccaaggtgtttgtCACTGCCCCAGATGTTTAAAGACATCGTTTATACTCTGCCAAATATGGATTTCTGCAAAATAAACTTAATTAAGATTTTTATCCTCTTTATTTCTCTCCTGAACATAACTTACTGTTTCCCTTTGGACTTTATTCTTCATGCATTATCCCTGTGGTCCCTGACATGCATTGACAATCCAGCACACCAGCTAGGAGTTTTTAAACTTTCTCAATCTTGTGTTCAGTTTCTCAATGGcttctcccctctctgtctctgtaaccactttttaaaattcattcgcagGATGTGAATACTTCTGGCAAGGTCAGACCAGAAtctattgccctcgagaaggtgatggtgagccatcaACTTGAATCGATGccattcatgtggtgtaggtacacccacagtgctgttagtgagggagtcccaggactttgacccagtgacagttcaGAAAGAGTGATATAGCTCTCAAGTCAGAATTGTGTgcctgacttggaggggaacttatacGTGGcgatgttcctatgcatctgctgcccttgttcttctagatagtAGAGGTGCAGCTTTGGAAGGTACTGTAGAAGGAGTCTTGGAGAATTGCCACAATTGGTggcacatactgctgccactgtgcaccagtggaGAAGAGAACAGATGTTTAAGATAGTGGATGGAGTGCTGATCAGGCAAGCTCATTtgccctggatggtattgagcttctcgagtgttgctgaagctgcactcgtccaggctgggggagagtgttccatcacattcctggcttgtgtcttaaatggtggacaggatttggtgaGTCCGCAGATGAaacactcgccacaggattctcaGCCTCTGGCCTTTACATGACTGGTTCAGTCCAGTTTCTGGTTAATCAGaactcccaggatattgatatgGGTGCCCCAGCAATGATAACACTAttggggggaggtggctagataccCTCTTGGGGTGCATCGTTGCCTGGCAATGGaatatgaatgttacttgctacttctcAGTCCAAACCTTAATCTTTTCCTGGTCTTGCTTTTTCTGCACAGACTGGTTCAGTGCCCTAAGGAGTTGTGAATTATCAGTCAaagtccccacttctgaccttatgtcgGAGGGAAGGGTCatcgataaagcagctgaagatggttggtcctGAGAAACTCTGCAGTGAAGTCCTGGGCAAagggcctccaacaaccacaatcatctttctttgtgctgggtatgactccaatcagtggaaagCTATTCCCCAGATtcaattgacttcaattttgctggggCTTTTTGATGCCACTGTCAGCCaagtgctgctttgatgtcaagggtagtaaCTGGCATCTGGAATTtggctcttttatccatgtttggaccaaggctgtgatgAGATCAGGAGCCAAGTGGCCCTGGCCGAACCCACACTGAGCATCAATGATAGCTttgactttgctgatgattgagtggACTTATGGGGTGGTGATTGGctgaattggatttgtcctgctttttgtcgaCAGGACAtatttgggcaattttccacattgttgcctGTTTTGTAGCTGATCAGGAACAGCTTGGCCAGAGGCatggttctggaacacaagtcttcagtgcgactgccaggatgttgtcagggcccacagcCTTTGTTCTACCCAGTGCctttatcacatggagtgaatcaaattggctgaagagtaGCACCTATAATGCTGGAGACCTCGGGAGGAGGCCACGATGGATTACCTTCTCAACATTTCTGGCTAAAGATGATTGCAAATACTTCAGTAGTTCCTTTACACTGACATCCTgggctcatgatgtggagatgccggcattggactggggtaaacacagtaagaagtctaacaacaccaggttaaagtccactagcttttgctaccaaagttcAGAACTccaacccacctgacgaagggacagccttttccgaaagctagtggcttttgctaccaaataaacctgttggactttaacctggtggcgttagacttcttaccatcctgggctccaccatcattgaAGATACTTGAGGAGCAGCCTTCTCTGGTTAGTTTATTTGCCAAGcatcattcacgactggatgttgcaggactgcagagctgtgATCTGATCTGCTAGTTGTGGGATCATTTAGGTCTGTATTTAGTAtcctatgttgtagcttctccagaTTAGCATCTCTGTTTTAGGTttgcctgctgctgctcctgcATGCTCTTCTACCCTCCTCATTCAACCAGTGTTGGTCCACTGGTTTGATGGTAGTGGTAGAGGGTGGATATGCTTGGTCATTAGGttatagattgtggttgagtgcaattttgctgctgctgatATCCCATAGTGCCGAATGGATGCTCAGTTTTGAATTGCTTGGCACAGTGGCAGTGCCACACAAATTGATGGAGCATTTTGAAACCATTGATTGATTTCACTTTTACTACCATTGTGTGCGGAATCCAGGTAATTAACACTCATTGCATAATAAAGTTCTTCATCACATTTCCCCTGCATCTCTTTCCCAAAATCTTTGATCTGTGCATTTCCTAGGTCTTGTACAATGGGAATCTGTGCATTCCCTAGCTCTTgtgctaatgggaacagttttccctTCTTTATCTTGTCCAAATCTCccgtaatcttgtacacttctatcaaacctcccctcaatcttctctgccccaagaacaaccccagtttttcCAACCTAACCTTGAACTAAAATCCCCCAGTCCTAGAACCATTCTGGCAAATCTCCTTCGCAACCTCTTATAATAAAGTGATTCTTCAGAGAGTATAagataaatataaatataaatggcttccaaggaggccatatggcccatcatgtctgaatAACCCAGACccttacatccttcctaaagtgtggcgatcaaaactggacgcagtactccagctggggtctAATCAGAGTTTTGCAAAGGCTCAGCATAACTTCCCATTATTCTCAATGTCCATATTTATGAAGGCCAAGATCCCCCTCCGCCCCGGCTCtgctaaccactctctcaatatgtctTTTCACCTTCAAAGGTGCACCCCCATATCGCTCCGTTCCTGCACATTCTTTACGACTGTCCCATTGAGTCTATGCTGCTTCCCCCTATCCCTTCTGGGCATTGATATCCCCTATCCAGAGTATATTCTGTGCCTTGCTACCTTCTTCATCCTTCCAAGTGTTGTCCAACATGCGGGATGAGGAATGCTGATTCATCTGCTGAGGGAGGGCAATAGGTAATCATCAGCAAGCTTCCTTGCCCATGTTCGACCTGATGCCATGGGGGTCAGGATAACtgttgagaactcccagggcCTCTCTTTTCGTACTGTACATCACTGTACCATCAactgtgctgcatctgtcctcacTGTGGCACTGGACATACCCAAGAATGATGATGGAGGAGTCTGGGGCATTAGCTGTGATGTTTGATTTGGTGAGAATggctgtcaggctgttgcttcacTAATCtgtagctctcccaattttgggacAAGTACCCAGATGTTAAAGAAGAGGACTTTGAGCAGGGTGTATATTTGTCTTTTCTGGTGCCTTGTGTTGATCACCTGATTCTTATTTAATTTTTCTGAGTGACAGACTTGCAGAAGATATTTAAAACTCAACCACACTGCAGCCCTCAGACCTTCTGAGAATACTGTTCCTTCAGTCCTCGCCTCTTGTGAGCATTTGCATTTGCTGTTGTGCCTTCAGTCGGCCCTGTGttttggaattctttccctaaccTCCTCTGTGTCTTcatctctccacccccccttTTAAGATGCTACTTAAAAATAATCTCCTTGACCAAAGTGTTGCTCATTCATCCTAATATTTCACTTGGTTCAGTATcaatttttgtctgattatggtCCTGTGAAGCTGTTTGCGATGTTTTACTGCATTGCAGGTTATTGTAACACTCAGTAAGGTATTTAACTCACTTTATTTCCACAGTTTTCTCTCGGCATCTGCCCCAAACTGAGGAAACTATGGCCATTAGATTAGCCTGGCACAGACCAAATTTGGATCTTCTTTGATGGTccataagacaataagaaatggaaacaggagtaggccattcaggcctGCTCAtttactaagatcatggctggtttaacactcactaactccactttcctgccttatcttcgTAACCCTTTATTTCTCTACTGATTAaaaaacctatcgatctcagccttgaaaatgttcaaagacTTGGTCTCCACAATTTCCTGGGGTAAAAATTTTCACAGattcgtagaatccccacagtgcagagggaggccattcggcccatcgagtctgcaccaactcgccaaaagagcatcccatccaggtccctgccctatccccgtgaccccacgcatccaccatggctaatccaccattcTTCATCACTCTTCCTCACTCGCCACTCTTTCTCAAATCCGTGATATTATCTACCGGTACTCAGGATGGGAGAGGATTCTCCCAGCCAATGAGTATGGGAAGCAATGAGGGAGTGGTTCTGACACACACATTATGCACCACCTACAGGaagctgtttcatagaatcacagcttgtcagggtgcagaaggaggctatttggcccatcatgtctgcattagccctccaaacgagcatcatgacttagtgtcattgccctgccttttccccatacccctgcacactattcaaataatcatctaatgccttcttgaatgcctcgattgaacctgcttccaccacgcttccaggcagagcattccaggcccAGACCACTCGTTGTCCAAATTTCACCAGCATCGTCTTCCAGATCACCATTAGAGCAATAATCCCTGTCTGATCTGTTTCAGCATTACATATCTCAGTAAAAGTTTTACTTCAGCGGTTGTATTCTTCTCTCTAAACCATTTGCTTGTATTAACAGATTAATTCCAATTTGAAAGTGCAACGTAAAacttttattttacatttcaaGATTTGCGATACTGTCATAAATTCTGGAGAAAAGCTAGGCAGCAGAAAACGGATCCCCAAAAGTCCGTTAATGTATGAGTGGTATCAGGAGAATTACATTGGAGCAGCTCATGGCTtagctggaatctattatttccTGATGCAGGTAAGCAGTTAATTTCGATCTTCCAGTGATACTGAAAATGTGGAATTTTTACTTTATATTGTCGTTTTCAATCAACTCAAATGTGACAATAACAGTGGAAGCCATCTCTAACGCGTAAATCTCAACATCCTATCCAACAACAAACTGCAATAGTAAACCCAGAATCCTGCCAGCCATCACcctccagttgtttgtatttgatTTATCTTTATTGCTGATTTAATAGACTTCTATGTTGAATTTGGATTACAAATTCAGTCCGGAGTAAGTAATTAAGTGCGCCATTTCAGTAGTGCCAGAGAAACCAAAATAGTACAAGTTTAGTCAAGTTGTGACTAATTTATAGAGTGAAATTCTCCCATGCCCCTGTCAGTGGGATCAATGGTGGGCGGCAGGGAGAGAATGCGACAGGAGGTACAAAAATCAGTTTCTCACAGGCATAAAtttacagtgggatcttccgcTGGTGCCCCCCATGGTGGATCAGGAATCCCACTGTAGGTCAGCATGAAACTGGTTTGCAGCTTGTTAATGGAATGCAAATGAGGGCCTGAACAGGATGGGGCCTGACTAGAGAGtattgagcctgtggaatttgctaccacagaaaacaattggggggggggaaacattggggcaagaccaatggaaaatcccgcccgaggtcaatggacctttgcatggcgccccccccccccccccccccccccccccccccccaccactcgctACAATCCCCGCACTCGCTATAATTCCCGTGACGGACAGgaggggaaaattccccccctgtatgtttttaagaagcagttagatattgcACTTGGAATGAAGGGGATTAAAGGattggatcaggctattgagttggatgatcagccatgatcataatgaatggtggagcaagttcaaagggccgaatggctcctcctattttctatgtttaagcTTCACCCCCTGTCCTATCCTCCACTATGGTAGTGGGAAAATACACTGTTCCAGAACACATCTGGAGCAACGTGGTATGCAAAGGTCAGGCTTTACCTTTAGGGCATTTCTGAGATCACGGACATCTGAGGAGAAGCTGATTTTGGAGACCTACAGCAACTGGACTCTGGAGGAACCCATGCATGGCATGGTAAGTGCACCTTCATGGCGCCTCTGTAAAGCAGCCCTCGGAAGGTGGGAGGTCTTTATTTAGTCAAAACTTTAAGTGATTGGGATCTTCCTTTTCTAAAGCTGTGCTGGCAGCTACTTACTTGTTTATTAAACAGGTAAAGGTTTAGCTATCTAATATTTTTGGCAAAGTCCAAAATTGTACCTGGATTGCGATTCACTCGagtattttttattcttttatttGAGCAACAAAATTCTTATTCTGTCTTTTTTATCTTTTATCTTTAGCCAGAGTTTGGGATTGAACAAGATGTCATGTTCAGGCTTGTGAAACCCAGTGTGGACTATGTTTGTCAGCTGAAGTCTTCATCAGGAAATTATCCTCCGTGTATAGGTGAAGCCAGAGATAACCTAGTCCATTGGTGTCATGGGTCACCTGGTGTTATTTACATGCTCATACAAGCTTATAAGGTACAGTTACTGATGTTgtaagttgtgtgtgtgtggggcaagtATTATAAAATAATCTAGAGAAGAGATAGCAGAGGCACAATTACACATTGAAGCAATGCACAGCACAGATTCACTTGGATTCTGCCTGATCTGCAGCAATAGAAACAAGCAGAAAATCTTGAAAAATGAGAGCTGTTTTTATTGGGAAAATGATTAAAGGGTGAGCCGATAAGTTTCAAAAGGATTAAAAGAGTAGATGAACTATTTGTAATaattggggagggggcagagagctggcagcatggtggcacagtggttagcactgctgccacacagcaccagggacccgggttcgattctgatcttgggtgactgtgtggagtttgcacatactccctgtgtctgcatgggtttcctccgggtgctccagtttcttcccacatccaaagatgtgtgggttagattgattggccatgctaaattgccccttaatgtcagggggattagcagggttacgaggatagggcctgggtgggattgttgtcggtgtaggctcgatgggtcgaatggcctcctgcatagggattcaatgaggaggtttggggagggagggaggtgacaaATGGGAGGGTTTATAGACCGCATTTGTTTTTAGCGTATTCGCTAATGACACTATTGAAGAACTATTTACCAACCCCTCTAAAATGAAAATGTGCTATTAGAATGCACTTTAAATGGGGGACACCTGTACTGGACCTATGCACCGCTAGTAATAAGCTGAAATCCGCTATTCACTCATTAACAAGTAAAGATGCCATTGCATTGGAGCTATTCAGCTTTCTGTGAAGTACAATAAAGTGTTCGTGAAGTTTTCATATTATATCCATGGCCTGGTGATAAATCACTTTCAGTGCCCCACTTTGACCGTTGAAATGTGGATGCTAAGACATAAGCTTAAAAGACCCCTGTATGGACCACAAGACAAAATAAGAGGTACTTGAAATAGCAAGAGCGGAAATGACATCCAGAAAAGCTAGATATCAGTATTTCAGCCCATTCCAGCAGAGCTGAAAAGCTACAGAGATCTCTTTTAGAGGGCAGAGTAGAGAGCAGCAGCAAAGAGCAGAAAGACAGGTCAACCTAGGTGTAGTTGAAAGACGAATGTCACAAAATGGTTGCCGGTGAGATACAGTGGATGTGTGGGAATGGCACAAGTCAAACTGTGTCACACTCCATAACAAAAGATCTCCTTTAGGAGCAGCTACAAGCAGCAGCATTATTTGATTTTAAccttccatagaatcctacagtgtggtcagcccattgagtctgcaccgaccacaatcccacccaggccctatccccataaccccatgcatttaccctagctagtccccctaacactaaagggcaatttagcatggccaatccacctaacccgcacatctttggactgtgggaggaaaccggagcacctggaagaaacccacgcagacatggggagaatgtgcgaactccacacagtgacccgagccgggaattgaacccgggtccctggcgctgtgaggcagcagtgctaaccattgtgccaccgtgcagccctaaaATTTGTGTTATCGGTAGATGGTTTTTTTCAGCAGGCATGATTAATTAGTAGGAACAAATGAAGCGCATATTGTAACACGTTGACGTATATTGTAGACAATTTTCCTACTGTTGGCACCAACCTGTGCTTAAAACAAAAGCTTCCTGACTTTTAAATTCAGTCACAGGATGTGTGAGTCACTTGTGAGGGCAaactttattgcccatctcaaatTATCCTTGATAAGGTAGTGGTTAGCCACATTTTTGaatgcaactgagtggcttgctggagtCACTAAACCATATCAGTAATAGGTCTACAGTCATACACATTGATGTTGACCTGGGGACACCTATAGGGCAGACCTGGTACGGCCAACAGAtttcagtgaaccagatgttatTTTGGCAATCCAGTAGCTTCATGGTCACGATTACTGATgctagtttttaattccagattgtattgaattaattgaatttaaattctgcagctccagtgatgggatttgaactcaggaatctggatcattagtccaggcTTCTGGATTGCCAATTCAGTGAAATAAAATTGCTCATGGCATCTGCTGGAAGCAACCAGGATCTGAGCTGCTGGCTCGAGAGCTGGCGAGACCTGGACGTCACCTCTTTTTGGCAAGGCGTGCCACATTTTGTGCCACTCAGCCACTTAACAGTTTGTTGGCCTCTCCCCTGAGGTCAAGACTGAATTGGAAATCCCACCAGTTGAGAGCTACTGGCCAATCAAAGGCCAGCATTAGGGAGATGGAGACTGCTGCCAGTACCACAGCTGCCCGAGGCCTCGAATCAAGGAGGGACCCAGGtacaggtgagtgatggcagaAAGGGGGTCATTGAGCTAggtcggggaggggggttgaCAGCAA from Mustelus asterias chromosome 14, sMusAst1.hap1.1, whole genome shotgun sequence includes these protein-coding regions:
- the lancl1 gene encoding glutathione S-transferase LANCL1 — protein: MIINSSGFLTSEFIHQLQSKITELLKQLKNGLLKANETDCTSYTGWAGIALLYLHLYNVYADHSYLQKALQYVNKSLKCLTGNVVTFLCGDAGPLAIAAIVHHKLQQTQESDNYINQLLRLHPSVVKQNSKLPDEMLYGRMGYLYALIFVNEQIGNEKIPLLYMKQICDTVINSGEKLGSRKRIPKSPLMYEWYQENYIGAAHGLAGIYYFLMQPEFGIEQDVMFRLVKPSVDYVCQLKSSSGNYPPCIGEARDNLVHWCHGSPGVIYMLIQAYKIFREEKYLKDASDCADVIWHRGLLKKGYGLCHGPAGNAYGFLAMYNLTQDKKYLYRACKFAEWCFDYGKHGCRTPDTPFSLFEGMAGTIYFLSDMLQPTKAKFPAFQM